The Dehalococcoidales bacterium DNA segment GGATGTGCTGAAAGAGCACGGGTATATTGCCTACCGTGGCAATCTTCTTCAGGATCCAGTCCGCAAGCCGAGAATCATGAGATGGCTCGTTTACTGTTTAAGCGCAGGGCCAACCGTTCTGCCTGAGGAACACAATGGATTATGGGACTTACCGATGTGTTTATCCTACCCACCACCTCGTTATTGGACATCTACCCCGGCCGTTAGGCTTCAGGTGTGGAAATCGAAGAGGGCATTACGACGAGCGGCAGAGCAGCGGAGGCTCTTTCACCTGTGTTTCCATCCTTTCAACCTTGCCGCCAACCCCGGAAGACTTTTTAGGGGACTGGAGAATATATTTACCGAGTTTTGCCGCTATCGGGACTCGGGTCTATTGGACAACCTTAGCATGGGACAGTTGGCCCATGCTCTCCAGTTTACGAAAGAACAGCCGGCTTCAACCGATATATCCCTGTGATACTGACAGAGGAGCAGGATTAGAAGGGATGACATGGAGGAAACAATAGTAAAAGAACTGGTTATAAGGGACGCCACCAAGGCTGACCTACCCTCAATTTTGGTGTTTAGAGAGCGCCTGGGTGAAAGCGGATTCTTTAACCGGACGAGCGCTTATTATGATTGGAAATACTTTCAAAATCCGATTGGGCCAACCCGCCTGAGCTTAGCCGAGCATAACGGTCAGATAATCTCAACATTCGGATTGGCCACTGCGAGAATGAAAATCGGAGAGCAGGTCATTAAATGTTTTCAGGGAATGGACAGTTTTACTTTGCCTTCACATAGGGGTAAAGGCGTGCACAGTAAGATTCGTGGTAAGTTGCTGGCTGAGGCGGACAGGGACGGAGTCGATCTTATTTACAGCGTGCCGTCTGCTATGTTAGCTCCGGCGATGGCGAGATTCGGCGCAGTTGCGTTGTTTGGCATCAAGAGGTTTTACTATATCCTGAATATGGATAATTTCCTGAAGGGGACTGTAAAAAACGAGCTTGCTTTCTATTCAATCAGGTTTTTTGCCAGAGCCGGCGCCAGGATAGCCTTTAGAGATGTCAATCAACCTGTATTAGACGGGCTAGACATTACTGAGATTTCACGTTTTGACGATGACGTGGTGGATTTATGGGAACGCGTTTCTAAAGACTATGACGCGATTATCCTGAGAGACAAAGAGTACCTTAATTGGAGATATGTGGCAAGCCCCGTCAAGTTCACAATCTATGCTGCGCATAAGAAGGACCATCTGCTTGGATATATTGTTATTACGTTGGGAGAAGAAATTCGTGACAATGTGCGCATGGGGTACATAGTCGACATGTTGACCGATCCCGAAGAAGAGGGAATTGACCGAACTCTGATGGCGTTTGCATTTGCATTTTTCAAGAAGCAAAAAGCAGATGTAATAGAGACCTACTCCATGCAAAATGAACCGGCGACAAAAGACAACTTTCCTCATCTTTTAAGAAGGTTAGGTTTCATCCCAAGCCGTAGCACCAGCTATATCAATATACGCACCAGATTAAACCTGCCCCCCAATTGCAGGTACTTTTTTAGATTTGGCGACCTCGACCACGTATGATTGTTCCTGGATGACGTTGTTATCAGGAAGAAAACAAAGCTCATCAATATCAGCCCGAGATATACTAAAATGAATAACTTTAACATGCACCTCTCCGTAACAGTCAATAACTTAACATCAGAAGAAGGAAATACTGTCTATGTATCGGTTAATCCCCCTGTAACCTGCTGGCTTTTCGGATATTTCAGACATTGTTTCAGTACCATTCTCTTTGATAAGGAAGCCGCTGAGTATGCCATGCGCCTGTATCACCAGGGACGATTATTGAACGAAGCTGGCGATCTTAACGGTAGTTTCCTGCTCGTATTGGTTGATGAGCGGAATAAATGTGTTCATATTATCACAGACAGGTGGGGGTCTGTTCCTCTTTACTGGGGCCAGCATAACGGAGAGATGTTCGTAAGTGATGATTACTGGCGGATTGTACGTGATATTGAGGCACAAGAGCTAAACAGGGTAGCAGTTGCGCAGCTATTGCAATTCTGTTATGTACTGGGAACACAAACGCTTATCGAAGGAGTTTGGGAGTTTCCCCCCCACGCCGTTACCAGCATAGATTATACTCAAGAGCCACGAGTGTTTCATAACCAGTACTGGTCCTACAAGCTGACAGAGCACAGGCACGAGTCTGAAACAGAATTGCTCGACCTTCTGGCGCACCTGTTTAAGAACATATTTGAAATCTACGCAAATGCTATCCAAAAGAGAAAATGGACTGCGGGCGTCCCGCTGTCCGGCGGCATGGACTCTCGATTTATCGCCTGGGGACTAAGCAGAAACAACGTGCCAGTAATCGCCTATTCATATGGCACGCCCGGCTACGGGGATTTAGAACTGGCATCCCGGGTGGCAGATTTTCTATCCATACCAATCAAGAAGATAACCTGGGAAGACGAACAGGCTTTTACCGGTAAACGGCACGATGACCTGGTTAGTCTTATCGGTTCAACCACGAAATATTCACACGGGATAGGAGCTTATGCCGTAAACGGGGAATGCCAATCTACCTGTGACGTTTTTCTTCCCGGGCATTCGGGTGATTTCATCGCCGGCAGTCACGTAGTCGACTATTACTTACACGCGTTCAATCATCAATTAACTCGCCTGGCGATTGGGAAAGTGCATAAGAGCATGAGTGACCGGAGCTTAAAACAACTTTACCCCTGGAGTTCCGGACACTGGAATACCGTTCAGGACAGCTTCAGGGAAACGATGAAAGTGAATGATGACCCGACGATATTAAGCCTGACCCAGCGTTGGACAACCGAGCAACGCATCAGACGATATACGCTACGTGAGTGTCACACATACAGGAGCTTCGGTTATCAGGTGATGATACCTTTCTGGGACTATGAAGTGGTTGATTTTTTCACCGGTTTACCCAGAAAGTATCTCTATCATCAGTATTTGTACCGCAGACTGATGCAGGAATATATCTATACCGGGCTGGACGCACCCTTAAGTAAGATTGACACTCCCAAAGGGCCCATTCTGTCACCAAAGGCCAGAGCATGTACGCCGACCCTGTTCGATTTAGCTACCAGAATATCCAGAGCTGGCTTGGGCAGGGTCTTGAGTCTAGCAGCGCCTTCAACCTCATCTCAGTCACCGGATAAAAGATACTGGTATCTATGGTATCATTCCCCCGAGTTTCGGCATTATTTTATTCAACTTTTTCACCAATCCCCACAGTGCCATGAGATATTTGACATGAATATACTGAACAGACTCGTAGAGCACGCAACACCAGACTTCATCATCGAGCCTCTTTACAACGTGGCAACTGTTGCTCACCCGGCATTCAACGATTATCGTTAACAGGACGTTATTACTCGTGATTAATGAAAATGCAAGTGAAGTCCAGACTTTCGTCCGGGGAACCGTAGACGAGGTCCGGAAGTTCACCCGCGATACGATATGGACTTTTTCAGGTCTGGGGTTTCAAAGTGTCGTAGGTCTGGTAACCGTAGCCTTTCTGACAAAGTCTTTCCCTGCCGAGCTTTATGGTGTGTGGGCGCAAATATCTGTAACCACGGCTTTGCTTGCCCCTATATTAACTCTGAAACTCGATAGTGCCTATATAAGATTCCTATCAGGTCAGCAGAACAGAGAAAAGATACGGCAGTCCCTGGGCATAGTAATCTGGCCGGTTTTCAGCATCGGGTTCCTGTTGCTGGTCATATCCTGGATTCTCAGGGAAAGCTTATCGGCAGCCATATTTGTGGATTCCCGATATATGCCCTTTGTTTCATTAACTTTCCTGTGGACTGCTGTTCGTGCCCTGTTCGGCCTATCCCTGTGCTATTACAAGGCTTTGCGCAGAATAAGAAGAGTGGCCGTTATGCAAATTGGCTGTTCCTTGTTGCAAACGGCTATTTTGGCGATACTTATAATTAACGGGTTTGATCTGATATGGGTCGTATTTTCCAACATTATCATTCAAGGCCTTTTCGTAATCCTGGTACTGGGCTTGATATTCCTTGAAACAGGCGTACCAACTCTCCACATCCGCGGCTTAAAGGAATACGTACTCTTCAGTATTCCAATTTTACCTTCAGCACTCCTTTTCTGGACCATGAACTCCAGTTCCAGGTATATCATTACCCACCTCCTCGGTTTATCCTATGCCGGTATTTACTCCGTTTCATGGTCACTGGTCAATCTCATCTCTTTCTTCATAACCCCGGTAGCGGCCAATGTTTTCTACACAGTATCCGGCTTGTGGGAAAAGGGAGAGGTACAAAAGGTAAAAAGTTATCTGCAATATTCAACCAAGATCTTTCTCTGTCTGGCTATCCCGGCTATTGTTGGTCTGTCAATGTTGTCCCAACGTCTGTTGAGCGTCCTTACCACTTCCGAGTTTCTATCCGGTGAACTGTTGATTTTTTTTCTTGGCGTGGGAGTAATATTTTCAGGCGTGTATCAGATCAATGTGTACGTAGTTTACCTGGTTAAAGAGACCGGACGGTTGCCTTTGGTCATAGCTTTAGCCGCAATCATCAATGTGGGACTTAACCTGGTTCTAATTCCTCAGATTGGTATAATCGGCGCGGCAGTTTCCAGTATGGTGTCTCACTTCACTTTGGCGACGATCGTAACTGTATGGGCACAAAAAGCGATAGGAATCACTATTGACTCCAAATTATTGGTTAAGGTTGTTGCCGGGTCTGTTGTGATGGCTCTGGCCCTTTACTTCATAAGAGTTGATGGCATTTTCGGCATCATTTTGGCAATAGTTACAGGAGCAACGATATTCGGCACAGCGCTATTTTTGATGAGAGCCTTCTCTGACCGGGAGAGGAGGCTTATGAAGGAAACAATCGCGGGACTGGTTCCTCGATTGAATTAAGGAAAGAGACAATATCTTTGAGGTGATACTTGTTTGGGGCTTTGAAATCTCCCAGTTTTGGCTGCCGTTGCGCTCTGACAGAGACGTTTCAAGCCGAACTCTTTATGAGTGAATTATGCCTAGCTTGTTTCATAGCAAAATGAACATTCTGGTAACCGGGGCCACCGGTTTCATCGGCTCTCATCTATGCCATGAATTGGTGCGGCGTGGATATGATGTCTGCGCGCTATCGTATTCGGGCAATGCTGAGAACGTGAGACCTTTATTGCAGCAGCCCAACTTTCATTTGATACGTGGAGATATACGGGAAAGAGAGGCAATCTGTCAATTGTTAAAAGATCATAATATCGGAGCTATCTTCCACTTAGCGGCGCAACTTCCCCGTATAACTGATCATGATAATCCCTTCCTGAGTCTGGATATTAACGCCCGGGGCACTCTTAATCTATTGAGTGCTGCCGGTTCAAATAATATTGACAGGTTTATCTACAGTTCAAGTATTGACGTCTATTCCGAACCCCCTGAACGTCTGCCGGTGGATGAAAAGCATCCCACGCGACCCCGTACCCACTACGGAATAGGCAAGCTTGGAGGCGAAGTCTACGCACAGCTATATGCAAAGTTGGCCAAAGTGACTGTGCTACGCTACTCTATCGTTTATGGAAGGGGAGGCAAAAAAGGAGGAGCGGTGAACCGATTCATTCATCAGGCTCTGGACAATAACCCTTTGACAATACATGGTGATGGGAACCAATCAAACGATTTCGTTTATATCAAGGATGTGATCAAAGCCAATCTGCTGGCTTTGGAACGGGATAAGCCGGGAATTTATAATATTGGTAGTGGCGAAGAAACCAGCATAAAGACTCTGGCCCGGACTATTCTTCAACTAACCGGGTCCAGTTCGAATGTTCGGTTTACCGCGGAAGAAAGTAACCGGCCTTTCAGGTTTGTTCTTGATATAGGGCTCGCAAATAGAGTGTTAGGTTATCAGCCTTGCTCGCTACGCGAAGGGATCGATAGATACATTAATTCAACCATTCGCGATAGTGCCGTCATCTCCAATTAGCCTTCAATTACGGCTCTTCTGGCATAAACAGGTGACGATCTCAAGATATCCCTGTACGTCAAATACAATATTTATTTCCATCATTATGGCTGGTTATTTTTCAATGAGAAAAGAAGGCGTTATCCTGATCGGGATGGCAGGTACGGGTAAATCTACCATAGGTTCAGGATTAGCCAGAGCTTTAGCATTCGATTTTACAGACCTGGATGAATACATATGCAGTACGGAGGGGCAGACAATTCAATGCATCATTAACGACAAGGGGGAAGACGCTCTTCTATTGCTGGAAAAACAGAGAATGCATGAATTGAATATGAAGCATAGGGTTATTGCACCGGGAGGCAGTATTGTTTATCTCCCCGACCTTATGAGATACCTTAAAGAGCATTCTTTTTTGGTTCACCTTGATGATACCTTCGAGAATATTCAAGGGAGGCTGGAAAACGCATCAAACAGGGGCATTATCGGGTTTAAGAGCAAATCATTACGAGAAATCTATGATGAGAGACATCCTCTTTACTACAAATACGCTGATATTAATATTGACCAGGCGGGCAAATCAAAGGAGAAAATCATAAAGGAAATAATAGAGCAACTACCCGGTCTTTTTCTCGTAAATATCTAGAACAGCCATGTCACTTTTCAAGTGCCACCACAAAGGATGAAAATATCGCCGACCGAGTGAACCATTCCGTGCTTGACACGGAATCCAGTTGAGTGAGATGACTGGATTCCGGCTTTCGCCGGAATGGTATTTTCG contains these protein-coding regions:
- a CDS encoding asparagine synthase-related protein; the encoded protein is MNNFNMHLSVTVNNLTSEEGNTVYVSVNPPVTCWLFGYFRHCFSTILFDKEAAEYAMRLYHQGRLLNEAGDLNGSFLLVLVDERNKCVHIITDRWGSVPLYWGQHNGEMFVSDDYWRIVRDIEAQELNRVAVAQLLQFCYVLGTQTLIEGVWEFPPHAVTSIDYTQEPRVFHNQYWSYKLTEHRHESETELLDLLAHLFKNIFEIYANAIQKRKWTAGVPLSGGMDSRFIAWGLSRNNVPVIAYSYGTPGYGDLELASRVADFLSIPIKKITWEDEQAFTGKRHDDLVSLIGSTTKYSHGIGAYAVNGECQSTCDVFLPGHSGDFIAGSHVVDYYLHAFNHQLTRLAIGKVHKSMSDRSLKQLYPWSSGHWNTVQDSFRETMKVNDDPTILSLTQRWTTEQRIRRYTLRECHTYRSFGYQVMIPFWDYEVVDFFTGLPRKYLYHQYLYRRLMQEYIYTGLDAPLSKIDTPKGPILSPKARACTPTLFDLATRISRAGLGRVLSLAAPSTSSQSPDKRYWYLWYHSPEFRHYFIQLFHQSPQCHEIFDMNILNRLVEHATPDFIIEPLYNVATVAHPAFNDYR
- a CDS encoding GNAT family N-acetyltransferase gives rise to the protein MEETIVKELVIRDATKADLPSILVFRERLGESGFFNRTSAYYDWKYFQNPIGPTRLSLAEHNGQIISTFGLATARMKIGEQVIKCFQGMDSFTLPSHRGKGVHSKIRGKLLAEADRDGVDLIYSVPSAMLAPAMARFGAVALFGIKRFYYILNMDNFLKGTVKNELAFYSIRFFARAGARIAFRDVNQPVLDGLDITEISRFDDDVVDLWERVSKDYDAIILRDKEYLNWRYVASPVKFTIYAAHKKDHLLGYIVITLGEEIRDNVRMGYIVDMLTDPEEEGIDRTLMAFAFAFFKKQKADVIETYSMQNEPATKDNFPHLLRRLGFIPSRSTSYINIRTRLNLPPNCRYFFRFGDLDHV
- a CDS encoding NAD-dependent epimerase/dehydratase family protein — translated: MPSLFHSKMNILVTGATGFIGSHLCHELVRRGYDVCALSYSGNAENVRPLLQQPNFHLIRGDIREREAICQLLKDHNIGAIFHLAAQLPRITDHDNPFLSLDINARGTLNLLSAAGSNNIDRFIYSSSIDVYSEPPERLPVDEKHPTRPRTHYGIGKLGGEVYAQLYAKLAKVTVLRYSIVYGRGGKKGGAVNRFIHQALDNNPLTIHGDGNQSNDFVYIKDVIKANLLALERDKPGIYNIGSGEETSIKTLARTILQLTGSSSNVRFTAEESNRPFRFVLDIGLANRVLGYQPCSLREGIDRYINSTIRDSAVISN
- a CDS encoding shikimate kinase translates to MRKEGVILIGMAGTGKSTIGSGLARALAFDFTDLDEYICSTEGQTIQCIINDKGEDALLLLEKQRMHELNMKHRVIAPGGSIVYLPDLMRYLKEHSFLVHLDDTFENIQGRLENASNRGIIGFKSKSLREIYDERHPLYYKYADINIDQAGKSKEKIIKEIIEQLPGLFLVNI
- a CDS encoding polysaccharide biosynthesis C-terminal domain-containing protein, with the translated sequence MINENASEVQTFVRGTVDEVRKFTRDTIWTFSGLGFQSVVGLVTVAFLTKSFPAELYGVWAQISVTTALLAPILTLKLDSAYIRFLSGQQNREKIRQSLGIVIWPVFSIGFLLLVISWILRESLSAAIFVDSRYMPFVSLTFLWTAVRALFGLSLCYYKALRRIRRVAVMQIGCSLLQTAILAILIINGFDLIWVVFSNIIIQGLFVILVLGLIFLETGVPTLHIRGLKEYVLFSIPILPSALLFWTMNSSSRYIITHLLGLSYAGIYSVSWSLVNLISFFITPVAANVFYTVSGLWEKGEVQKVKSYLQYSTKIFLCLAIPAIVGLSMLSQRLLSVLTTSEFLSGELLIFFLGVGVIFSGVYQINVYVVYLVKETGRLPLVIALAAIINVGLNLVLIPQIGIIGAAVSSMVSHFTLATIVTVWAQKAIGITIDSKLLVKVVAGSVVMALALYFIRVDGIFGIILAIVTGATIFGTALFLMRAFSDRERRLMKETIAGLVPRLN